From a region of the Phormidium ambiguum IAM M-71 genome:
- a CDS encoding peptidoglycan-binding domain-containing protein: MQATEVTPIVESVSLESLARNTQLAKEVQTNLIRLGLLDPPADGKFGRFSLQALKEFQSLRQISESELGPETIQALKEVKEVVPLKLSNDLASRIVKYMQSKNYFVAVGEKRYNIVYIEGADADGTPNEDTFNQWNDRRIVIEIASGIPKIVGNWLATTEPGRFYTFNPMNPKGAARIAFGQYRSWQVGNHGNSEPHEALIQCLAVKVYRDADKNGIRNGDAIDEGLFGINQHWGYDLREVGAASAGCLVGQSRNSHKDFMRLIKQDRRYQLNNRYVFFSTIIPGDDLAKTLSA, encoded by the coding sequence ATGCAAGCTACAGAAGTAACACCCATTGTCGAATCTGTTTCTTTGGAAAGTTTAGCCCGGAATACTCAATTAGCCAAAGAAGTACAAACTAACTTAATTCGTTTAGGTTTACTTGACCCACCAGCGGACGGAAAATTTGGACGTTTTTCCTTGCAAGCACTCAAAGAATTCCAATCTTTGCGGCAAATATCTGAATCAGAATTAGGCCCGGAAACTATCCAAGCTTTGAAAGAAGTTAAAGAAGTAGTTCCTCTGAAATTAAGCAATGACCTGGCTAGCCGCATTGTCAAATATATGCAGTCTAAAAACTACTTCGTTGCTGTTGGGGAAAAACGTTACAACATTGTCTATATAGAAGGAGCGGATGCTGATGGTACACCCAATGAAGATACTTTCAATCAATGGAATGACCGTCGAATAGTGATTGAAATAGCTTCTGGAATTCCCAAAATTGTAGGTAACTGGTTAGCAACAACTGAACCGGGACGTTTCTACACTTTTAATCCAATGAATCCGAAAGGAGCAGCCAGAATTGCTTTTGGACAATATCGCTCTTGGCAAGTAGGAAATCATGGAAATTCCGAACCTCATGAAGCTTTAATTCAATGTTTGGCTGTGAAAGTGTATCGGGATGCTGACAAAAATGGCATTCGTAACGGAGATGCTATTGATGAAGGTTTATTTGGTATTAATCAACATTGGGGCTATGACTTGAGAGAAGTTGGTGCTGCTAGTGCTGGTTGTTTGGTAGGTCAATCTCGGAATAGTCACAAGGATTTTATGCGGTTGATTAAGCAAGACCGTCGCTATCAGTTAAATAACAGGTATGTGTTCTTCTCAACTATTATTCCTGGTGACGATTTAGCTAAAACTTTATCTGCTTAA
- a CDS encoding chitosanase, which translates to MLTDLQKKAVKAIVNIFETGKVLGDYSNVTSHPQDPGGLTYGRSQTTINSGNLYLLIKDYCNAVNAQFAVQLNAYLPRLKNKDRGLNNDQNLHNILRQAGKDPVMQSVQDTFFDRIYWNPSVNSANNQGIKTALGVAVVYDSVIHGSWTKMRDRTSEKFGTVANIGEQTWIKHYISVRRDWLASSNNSLLRKTVYRMDALQEIINSQNWDLALPLTVRGLIINDKSLNEQFSFTPRSLRLQQPFMQGEDVVELQKALVKVGFQMAVDGIFGPATDKAVKQFQKDKDLIVDGIVGTQTRELLGLITH; encoded by the coding sequence ATGTTGACCGATTTACAAAAAAAAGCAGTTAAAGCAATTGTCAATATCTTTGAAACAGGCAAAGTCTTAGGTGATTACTCCAATGTAACCTCTCATCCGCAAGATCCTGGTGGGTTAACTTATGGACGTTCCCAAACAACTATAAATAGTGGGAATCTTTACCTGCTAATCAAAGATTATTGTAATGCTGTAAATGCCCAATTTGCTGTACAATTAAATGCTTATCTACCAAGACTGAAGAATAAAGATCGGGGGCTAAATAATGACCAAAACCTTCACAATATATTACGGCAGGCAGGTAAAGATCCTGTGATGCAAAGTGTTCAGGATACTTTTTTCGATCGCATATACTGGAACCCTAGTGTAAACTCTGCCAATAATCAAGGAATTAAAACTGCTCTCGGTGTGGCTGTGGTGTATGATAGCGTGATTCATGGTTCTTGGACAAAAATGCGCGATCGTACTAGCGAAAAGTTTGGTACAGTCGCTAATATTGGTGAACAAACTTGGATTAAGCATTACATAAGTGTGCGGCGCGACTGGTTAGCAAGTTCTAACAATTCTTTGTTACGAAAAACTGTTTATCGTATGGATGCTTTGCAAGAGATAATTAATTCTCAAAACTGGGATTTGGCTTTGCCTTTAACTGTTCGGGGTTTAATTATTAACGATAAATCTTTGAATGAGCAGTTTTCTTTTACTCCAAGGTCGCTACGTTTGCAACAACCATTCATGCAAGGTGAAGATGTAGTCGAACTTCAAAAAGCTTTAGTTAAGGTAGGTTTCCAAATGGCGGTTGATGGTATTTTTGGCCCTGCTACAGATAAAGCTGTTAAGCAATTCCAAAAAGATAAGGATTTAATTGTAGATGGCATTGTTGGAACCCAAACTCGTGAATTATTGGGCTTAATAACACATTAG